The proteins below are encoded in one region of Lactuca sativa cultivar Salinas chromosome 3, Lsat_Salinas_v11, whole genome shotgun sequence:
- the LOC111877372 gene encoding protein ARABIDILLO 1, with protein MFGSLGISEMNRRVRRKCAKGAQKLDLSTNPETEDADYLKLNEDGFVDWTRLPDDTVLQLFTHLNYRDRANLSSTCKSWRSLGSSSCLWQSLDLRAHKCDWGIMNSLASRCANLEKLRFRGADNADSLINLRAKNLIELSGDYCRKLTDSTLAVIVARHKLLESLQLGPDFCERVSSDAIIAIAFCCPKLRKLRLSGIRDVNGEAINALAAHCPNLTDIGFIDCLKIDEVALGKVNSVRFLSVAGTTNIKWDLVGENWSKLPNLKGLDVSRTDVSRNIIVRFFLPLKGLKVLCAFNCPSLEEDTTVFTKTNCEGKMLLTFFNDTFKELSLMFPNAKDREREIFMDWRSESKKKDENLDEIMSWVEWILSHSLLRIAESNPHGLDQFWLTQGADLLLNLMQSFQEDVQERAATGLATFVVIDDENANVDVGRAEAVMKGGGIQLLLGLARSWKEGLQSEATKAIANLSVNPAFAKAVAAGGGITILAGLARSMNRLVAEEAAGGLWNLSVGEEHKGAIAEAGGIKALVDLIFKWPRGGDGVLERAAGALANLAADDKCSMEVATVGGINALVTLARKCKHEGVQEQAARALANLAAHGDSNTNNAAVGQEAGALEALVLLIRSQHDTVRQEAAGALWNLSFDDRNREGIALAGGVEALVALAHSCSNASPSLQERAAGALWGLSVSEANSIAIGREGGVAPLIALARSQTEDVHETAAGALWNLAFNPGNALRIVEDGGVPALIHLCSSSLSKMARFMAALALAYMFDGRMDEYALVGSSAEGGSKSVGLERARRMALKHIETFVLTFADPQAFSAAALSSAPAPLAQVIESARILEAGHLRCSGAEIGRFVSMLRNQSPVLKACAAFALLQFTVPGGRHAPHHVNLLQVSGAPRVLRAAAAAASAPLEAKIFARIVLRNLEHHQIDSAA; from the exons AAATCTTTCATCAACCTGCAAAAGCTGGAGATCACTCGGATCTTCTTCATGTTTATGGCAATCATTAGATCTCCGGGCCCACAAATGTGATTGGGGGATAATGAATTCATTAGCTTCCCGATGTGCAAATCTTGAAAAACTCCGGTTTCGTGGTGCTGACAATGCTGATTCCTTAATCAATCTCAGGGCCAAAAATTTAATAGAATTAAGCGGAGACTACTGTAGGAAATTGACCGATTCGACCCTAGCAGTGATTGTGGCCAGACACAAGCTTCTAGAAAGCCTCCAACTGGGGCCCGATTTCTGCGAAAGGGTCAGCAGTGATGCGATTATTGCCATAGCTTTTTGCTGCCCGAAGTTACGTAAGCTTAGGCTTTCGGGCATCCGGGATGTGAATGGAGAAGCTATAAATGCATTAGCTGCCCACTGCCCGAATTTGACTGACATCGGGTTTATTGACTGTTTAAAGATTGATGAGGTGGCGTTAGGGAAGGTGAATTCAGTTCGGTTTCTTTCGGTTGCGGGGACCACTAATATAAAGTGGGATttggttggtgaaaattggaGTAAGCTTCCGAATTTGAAAGGTCTAGATGTTTCTAGAACTGATGTGTCAAGAAACATTATCGTGAGGTTCTTTTTGCCTCTAAAAGGTTTAAAAGTGTTGTGCGCGTTTAATTGTCCTTCTTTGGAAGAAGACACAACGGTTTTCACAAAAACAAATTGTGAAGGGAAAATGTTGCTTACTTTTTTTAATGATACTTTCAAAGAATTGTCATTGATGTTTCCAAATGCTAAAGATCGTGAACGTGAGATTTTCATGGATTGGAGAAGTGAATCGAAGAAAAAAGATGAGAATTTGGATGAGATTATGAGTTGGGTTGAGTGGATTCTTTCACATTCACTTTTGCGAATTGCCGAAAGTAACCCTCATGGTTTGGATCAGTTTTGGCTCACTCAAGGGGCGGATCTTTTGCTTAATTTGATGCAAAGTTTTCAAGAAGATGTGCAAGAAAGAGCTGCAACTGGGCTTGCAACTTTTGTGGTGATTGATGATGAAAATGCTAATGTTGATGTGGGGAGAGCTGAAGCAGTGATGAAAGGTGGTGGAATTCAGCTTCTTTTAGGGCTTGCAAGATCTTGGAAAGAGGGTCTTCAATCTGAAGCCACAAAG GCGATAGCAAATCTTTCAGTGAATCCTGCTTTTGCAAAAGCAGTGGCGGCAGGTGGCGGCATCACCATTCTTGCAGGCTTAGCAAGATCTATGAACAGACTGGTGGCAGAAGAGGCAGCTGGAGGGCTTTGGAATCTATCTGTTGGGGAAGAACACAag GGAGCTATTGCAGAAGCTGGTGGCATAAAAGCTTTAGTGGATTTGATCTTTAAATGGCCTAGAGGTGGTGATGGAGTTCTG GAAAGGGCAGCTGGAGCACTTGCTAATTTGGCAGCTGATGATAAGTGTAGCATGGAAGTGGCAACGGTTGGTGGAATTAATGCTTTGGTAACACTTGCTCGAAAATGCAAGCATGAGGGTGTACAAGAACag GCGGCTCGTGCATTGGCTAATTTAGCAGCTCATGGAGATAGCAACACCAACAATGCTGCAGTGGGACAAGAAGCAGGTGCTCTTGAAGCACTTGTTCTACTTATTCGTTCTCAACATGATACTGTTAG GCAAGAAGCAGCAGGTGCATTGTGGAATTTATCATTTGATGACAGAAACCGAGAAGGGATTGCATTAGCTGGTGGTGTTGAAGCCTTG GTTGCTCTTGCACACTCGTGTTCAAACGCCTCTCCAAGTCTTCAAGAAAGAGCAGCTGGAGCTCTATGGGGATTGTCGGTTTCAGAAGCCAATAG tATTGCAATTGGACGTGAAGGGGGCGTTGCACCACTCATAGCCCTAGCAAGGTCTCAGACTGAA GATGTTCATGAAACTGCTGCTGGAGCTCTTTGGAATCTTGCTTTCAATCCAGGAAATGCTCTTCGTATAGTGGAAGATGGAGGTGTTCCTGCTTTGATTCATCTTTGTTCTTCATCTTTATCAAAAATGGCACGTTTCATGGCTGCTTTAGCTTTGGCATACATGTTTGATGGCAG AATGGACGAATATGCCCTTGTGGGGAGTTCAGCAGAAGGTGGTTCAAAGAGTGTTGGTTTAGAAAGGGCAAGGAGAATGGCATTGAAGCACATTGAAACTTTTGTGCTCACATTTGCTGATCCACAAGCCTTTTCTGCTGCTGCCTTATCTTCTGCTCCTGCCCCTTTGGCACAAGTTATAGAGTCTGCTCGTATTCTTGAAGCCGGTCATCTACGATGCAG CGGAGCCGAAATCGGACGTTTTGTATCCATGTTACGCAACCAATCCCCTGTGCTCAAAGCATGTGCTGCATTTGCACTTCTTCAG TTCACTGTTCCTGGTGGGCGGCACGCACCGCACCACGTGAACCTGTTGCAAGTCTCGGGTGCACCGCGGGTCCTGAGGGCTGCAGCCGCTGCGGCTTCGGCTCCATTAGAAGCCAAAATCTTTGCAAGAATTGTGCTCAGAAACCTTGAGCATCACCAGATAGATTCAGCAGCTTAG